The Miscanthus floridulus cultivar M001 chromosome 6, ASM1932011v1, whole genome shotgun sequence genomic interval GAGGTCGCGTGCACCAACTCGTCCGCGGAGCTCGTGGCCGtcaagaaggcataccatgcCCTGTACAGGCGCTCCCTGGAAGAAGACGTCGCCGCTCGTGCCACGGGCAACCTTCGCAGTGTACGTGCAGCTAGCTGCAGTTCGCTTACTTGTTCACCATGCATCCAGCATCCTTGACGACGACACTCCTTGTCGTGCCGGCCGGCTAGCTACCTAACCTGTCCTCGTACGTACGTCACCTTCGTTCAGCTTCTGCTCGCGCTGGTGAGCACGTACAGGTACGACGGCGACGACAACGTGGACATGGAGCTAGCGCGATCAGAGGCGAAGATCGTGCACGAGGCTGTGCGAAACGGCGCGGCAGCGGGGGGTCACGAGGAGCTCATCAGGGTGGTGGGCACCAGGAGCAAGGCGCAGCTCAGGGCCACGTTCGGCTGCTTCAAGGACGAGCACCGAGGCAGCGTCACCAAGGCGCTGCCGCGCGGGGACGACCCCACGGGGTACCCCCGCGCGCTGCGGAAGGCGGTGCGGTGCGTCGCGGATCCCAGCAAGTACTTCGCCAAGGTGAGGCGGTGGTCGTCGACGATGATCGTCGTCGTTGTTGAACTGAACAGAACTGATTATTGTTGCCGTTGTATGTGTCGGCTGAAAAGATCGATTCTGAGATGGATTAGGCACGCACGCAGGTGCTGAGGAACGCGACGCGCGAGTCTGCAGGGACCGACGAGGATAGCCTGACCAGGGTGGTGGTGATGCACGCGGAGAAGGACGACATGGGGGCCATCTGCGCCGCGTTCCAGAAGAGGGCGTCGTGCACCTTGGAACAGGCCATCGCCAAGGAAACCTCGGGTGACTACAGGAGCTTCCTCCTGGCTCTTCTTGGAAGCTAAACAACAATACGTATAATGCTAATCCATGATCCCCATCCGTCGATGGCCCGAACGACCATATATCTCGTCGATTATATTACGAAACAAAATAACGGTCTTAGCTGTTTAATTAGACAGTGAGATGATGCAGTGGCGTGGTACATTTACAATTTTACAGTGTGCGTTTTCAGTACTACCTTATATATCTGTTAGTTTGGAGTAAGATTAAGATGTAACAAGTGAAGACAATAACAACAAAagcaatatatataataatatagaGGACCTACCAAGACTGGATTACCTATGAATCGTGCTAAGATATGTGTAAGTTGTTGCTCTAATGATCGGCATATGCAGAAGTCACCATCTCCTTTAATATTTAGGCCCCTTTAGAACACAGAATTATTTTTCTGTTCCTGCGTTTTTGCTGTGAAAACTGAATTGATTCCTAAAAAATTCATATACTAAAGGAGGTCTTAATTTGATTGTCATCATTTCATTGCAACAGAGCCCAAAGTCAAAACCAATGTGTCATTTCATCTTGCACCGGATAAGCAGCTCTGTCAGGATGTAACATACATTGCCTTTTTTAATAATGGAAAGATATGCATAGTCGTGATTATTACAATACTGTCATTGTGTTGACTCGGCATATCAAGAAGTCACCGTCTCCTTTTGGTCCCAAACCAATAATGCGTCCCTGAATAGTACATGTAAATAAGATTTTGCTCACATCTGTCAAAAACTAGCTCATTCTCATTGACCATAGTATTGCCCAACACAGAGCTGAAGCTCCTATCAATATTTTTGATAGTTTTAGTTTAATGCTATACCCCAGCTGCATACATCACCCATTTGGACAAACCAAACACATTAGTTTGTGCCTTGGTGGTACAATGTTAAAAGTGAATGGAAATGCATGCAAAATAAACTTAGCATAATGTCACTAAAAAAATAGTGTATGGTTTCATGTGATTAAAAAACTGTACCCCCTCCGTTCAAAAttttataagatgttttggcttttataGAAACactgcttttactatgtatctataaacatagtatatatctaagtggatagcaaaagctatgtatatagaaaagtcaaaacgttttGCCTTTGAGCAAGAGCAAGGATCCAAGTGTCTTACACAAGAGAGACCGAGagagcaaaagctatgtatctaagtGCTCTTCCTCCTAATGATGAAGGATTCAATTAATTTTACTGATAAAACCATATATTAAAATCAATGAATATAAATAGGTTATCATTTTGATCTGTGGGTTACAAAAGATACATCTCCAAAAGTGAACAGGGCAAGGGCAACAGAGTGAAACAAGTAATAGAAAAAAAATTCAATTACACATGCTCAGTAACAATCTGAGACTAATCGATGATTTTGCTGCAGAGCTAAGTAATATATCTTCATGCAGTATGATGCTAAATGTATGGCCTTGGACATTCATAGTTGAGCAAGCACCTTTGTTGATCATGAGCTGCCGTGGCAGCAATTGTATTATTTCAGCCAATGGTTTAGAAGAAAGCATCGACATAAAATTCTTTTCTCATGTATTATATCTGCAGAATGTAGAGGATAACATCAGTAAATCTTGGAGTCTTGGACCTCAAATCAGGCGCTATCATCCTGTGGCCTCCACAAACCAAGGAATTTGATGTTTTAAATAGATTTACTGATGCCTAGCTGGTGCCACACACCAACTAGAAAATTTGCTAAAACCAGGCTGGTGCTTGCAGGCTGCAGAATTATGGCAAGACAAGATAAGGCTTACCTTGAACATTTCGCTGAAAAGTCCTTCTAAAGGGTTCTGGCGCTGTATATTGTAAAATTTTGCAGCTATTTCATCCAGTAACTGCAAAATGCAACCATGCAATCTCATAAGCTGCCAAAGTTTGCAAATTTTCTAGTTTGACATGATACTATGATAGCAAGTTAGTTCCATgacctccaaaaaaaaaaaagcaagttAGTTCCAGAAATACAGCTAACTTTCAACAGATTCCTACAGGATCCAAAATAATCTTTTACATAAGCACATTATTACCAATATTTTTCCACTTTTTTAAACTATTATATCCTGCTTCCTGTCAAATTCATGGCTACAGTTGTAAAAGATGACATGTGATGCTGAACAGATATTCTTAACAAGCAACAAAATATTTGAGAAATGGCACTACCTCCTGAAACACAGGGTCACGATCTGTACTTGTCTTATACTTCTGTCGAAGTGTCCTAAAAAGAGGGTAAGCATCTCTCTCAAGCCTGTAAACAGTGTCACATGTTACAAATGCTTTAGTGCTGGAAACAAATAATATATTCCATGACATATAAATTGTCAGAATTTGAAACAACTTGAAATGTTCCATTAAGATCATTTAAAACATATATGGTGACATTAATATGTTCAAAGTGGCCAACGGGCCTCTAGTCCATCTGGTTAGAGAGCCTCAGTGGCACTGGctggcactcctcaggtcctgggttcggctcctcgtgggagcgaatttcaggctgtggttaaaaaaatccccttgtCTGTCCCAGGCCGAGGCACACAGGTCAAGAGCCGGCCCACTCACAGGTTACAGTTCCGTGTGTATGGATGGGGCAGGGGTTCAGGGATTTTCTCGATTTGTGTGAGAAGACCTTCTTAAGCACAATACCCAGGGGGCGGTCTTGACCTCTCGCAGGCtgagttttatatatatatatatatatgttcaaagTGCAGGACTAGTTTGTTATAAAGAAAATACCTAGCAAATATCTTAATAGTGCAAATTTTGTATCCAGGGGCGTGAGCATCCCCATTAGTGGAATTCATCATGCAGCAATACTTCAAAAATTCATCAAAGGAATATTGTATGTAGTGCACATAAAGTTAAGTATAGCTACAACAATTCAGTTTCAAATTCATCCTAGTTGTTAAGAATCAAAATAGAAGAGCAGTCAATCTGGCACTGTTCATCACGTGATGACAGTAGTGTTTTTCAAATAATTTGGAATTCACTACCCATCGTTTCCTGGTAATACTGATACTCTGGAAGATGAATTTTGTCCTGTGTTTTTTTGCCTTAAAACACAGGGTTTATCTTTCTTTTTCTGCAACTTTGGTTCTGCCTTTTCAATAAAATGCACATAGCGGCTTCCCTACTGTATTTCGCTTAAAAACACGTTTTTTGAATGTCGACATGAAAAATGAATTTGAGATTGAATTTTTGCAGGTTTATTTAGCTTGTGTACTGCATACATGATTGTGTGATGATTTTTGAACCACAGCAACATGTTGGCTTAACTATATTTTGGCTAAAGAGGATGATCCCTTCCCTGAACCCTGGGACATCAACAAATTATTGATCTCTTAATACGGGGCAACATACCACAGAAGAGAGCAAAAAATAAAACATGATATCAGTGATTTGTGATACTGGCATTCAAATATAATTCCTGCAATACTATTATATGCTTCAGAAAGCATAGCATGACACGGTAGCAAATCATTAAACAAACCTAACAGCTTGAACTAaacccaaaaaaaaagaaaaaataaccaAAGCTCACCATGAAGTTGTCAAGAGAGAAGTGAAACTAttctaaaagaaaagaaagaggcgCTACACCTGTCCAATTGGCATATTAACTTACTTTATGGCCTTAGACGCatcaaaataaaaacaaaatttgCCTTTGATCATAACTATTCACAAGAAACATATATGAATCCACACTCCTTAATTAGTTTTTTTCTTGAAGGGACCAGGACATCAATGTATCAGTTCAATTGTTACTAGTTGTTTTAAATCAACTCATCAAGAGCAAGACATGAATCTTAGGTCggaagggcgtacccagtgcagagagctaccgctctgtgcggggtctggggaagggtgtctgtggcaagccttaccctcgcctgtgcaatgcgaggagaccgcgactcgaacccgggaccttccggtcacaggcggtaagactctaacGCTTGCATCAGGCCCGCCCTTCGAATCTTAGGTCGGAAGATCACACAAAATTAGGCAATCTACTCATTTTGCACTTGACAATTCATAACTATTCATCCAAAACTGCAACACTTTTCCTGCAACAATTTGTCCAGTCTGAAAGAGAGAACATTCTTACGTTGATAAAAGATCCGGAAAGAATAGGGGACAAACTTACGTTGGTAAAAGATACTTGATGAACTGAATCAAGTCTGTTTTGGGAAAATCCGAGTTAGCAGATTTTAGTTGTTCCTTCATCTCATCCATAAGTAAATTCGCATCTCTCATGTTCCCTTGAGATAGGTACCTTAAAGAATGAATATTATGTCAGGAAACAGAATATCTCTTATTCTCTACCCAACAATAATATCATAACATATACTTGTATCCCACCAATGAAACCGTCTAGTTTACTCTGAAGTATGCTACTCTCTGCATTCGGCATAGGCCAAAGGGAATTTGTGGATCACATGTCAGGATATTTATTCGAGACAATATAACCTAGGTAGTTGTTGTTAATCATGTACCGATTAATTAAAGAAAACTCAACCAACCTATGAAGAACTAGGTATCATTgtaaataaatataaaaaattGGCAGCCAAATTCAAGCAGAGAGTGTACACCCGCAACTCCCACCGAACTAGGTTCAGTTTCTAATTATGGTCTAGCTAGCCTCTACCTAATAACACTGCAAATATAACAGAAACCAGACCTTTCCTGCATTGCAATACACTGAAGATCTGCAATCATACATGGAAAGGACATCCTCCCGATCCCAAGAAAAAATTATGGAAGGATATCTTACATTAGAACCCCACGTGCAATTGCAGTATCATCTTCACCAGGGTAACACTGCATATCACAACAAAAAGGATTAGATTATCACACTATGTAAACTTATTTAAGAACAAAACCGCTACCTTGCCCATAAAGTTCACCAGCATAGAAGCGAACTTTTTTGGATCATTTCCACGTACAAAATGACTTGAGACTTTAGTCATGTCCTGCAGTCAAGGTACTAAACATTAAACCTTGGAGCAAAATCACAAAAGCACTAAACTATAGCAACAGCAGTGACTCATAAAAAAAACTGAAGCTTCAATATAGAAGACATCCACATTCTTATCAGCCAATGAATTATAGCAAGTTACCGTCTCTGGAGATTCCGAATATATGTATTCTGCTAACATAACGTGCAGCTCAGGAGAACCATTTCTTGATGTTCCAAACTCAGCAGACCACCTTAAAAAAATAAATGACACATTATTAGTGTCGTATGAAAACAGCACCTTGATAAGAGGGAGAGCCATCATAAAGCTCAGTAACAGAGTAAGAATGGAAATAACAATCGTAATTCATATTGCAGTGTCAAAACCATACTATTTTAGCATAAGCCACATTTCAATATTTCATCTTGAAATAACAGCATGACCAACTCTAAAAACCATAACACCATGATCAACTATTGAAGTCTCAATAAAACATGTGAAATGAGAGCAATATTATGGAAAATTATCTTTATTCTTTACCTTTTGACTTAACCAGTCAGATGATTCTGAATTTTCATATGAAACGAGAGCAAATGAGTCAGAACCATGCATTACCCTATCACTATAACCCCAATAACTCATTGATGTTATCTGCTAGGTTATGCACATAAGTTTGGAAACAATTTGATGCTTTAATGGCAAACATTTGTTTATTGTTACTTGCATTGAATAAAATTAGTGTAACCCTACCTGATCGCAGCTTTCAGGAATGATGAACAACTCTCTGCACGCACTTTGGCAGCAGAAATAGCTTCAGATAATTGATGCCCTTCATcatcatagtcatctccaaggAAATGTGGAACAGTTATCCTTGGTAATGCCTCATATATCTTTCTGATACGATCTAATGTGACACAATATAATTACTATCACAAAATGTGATATCTATCAACCAAATTATTGCATGCATCAATTTACTAGAAGGGGATTGTTTTATTCAGTTCATGCAGAACCATAAGAGGACCAATAAAACTTTCTGTATgtaaagagaaaaaaaaagaagagaactaAATATGCTAAAATCAAATTTGGCACTAGAGGACAAGGGTCACTGCTTTCAACAATATTTTAGGCTCTTCAATATTTTGCACGAAGCTAGGAGTAACAAAAAAATGATATACTGTACAAATGGATTGGCTAGATAATTTAAGGAAAAACAAACTGAAACAATAGGAAATATTGGGATGATCAGTAGAAGGAATTTATGCATTGTGCTtctttataaaagaaaaaaactGACCAAAAATTTGTTCACTATATGCAAGCTCTCCTGTGATGAGGGTGTCAACAAAGAGGACAGCAAGTTCACCACCACAGGTAACCTggaattgttgataataatataaACACAACGGAATCTTTTACCAGTAAGGAAAATGAAGGATTTCAAAGTTCTACATGCTGCTTGCAATGTGGCTTCTACCATGGATTGGGTCCAAATGCAGTTCAGGTTGGCACAAGTACATAAGCAGTTAACAGCAAAACTAGTGCTCTACCATTTATCCAGAAAATCCAAAGCACCTCGCTATAGTACAGCAAGGTAGCCTGTGCTACAATAACATCTGTTTCCAATTAAAGAGCAAAATGGAATGGGCATTTGTAGAGTCTGTTTTATAAATTATTTCGGGAGTgcaaaaaaagaaggaaaaataAACACAGGAAACATTAACGGCTTGCCGAAGAGGAAGAAACTGCATGCATAAAATAATCTAGCTTaagctgtttttttttcctttttgattCTGCATCCCCTAAATGGGAAAAAGTTGAAGAAAATTATGCAGTTGGGTAATTCCTACATAAAAATTAGGAAAACTCGTAATGAGATCAAATCAATAAATATTCTTGGTATAAATTGATggatgacatcagctgctaacAATATTTGTTAACTTGCACTATCACAAGAAAGTAACCTGCCCATGCTTCAATTGTACCAAAGCGCCTGATTGAAGGATGTCCAAGGCTTC includes:
- the LOC136461706 gene encoding protein GET4-like → MSRSLSMRGSMRSRRDLPPPEKAIERLESMVAGGNFYEAQQMYKSTSARYITAQKYSEALDILQSGALVQLKHGQVTCGGELAVLFVDTLITGELAYSEQIFDRIRKIYEALPRITVPHFLGDDYDDEGHQLSEAISAAKVRAESCSSFLKAAIRWSAEFGTSRNGSPELHVMLAEYIYSESPETDMTKVSSHFVRGNDPKKFASMLVNFMGKCYPGEDDTAIARGVLMYLSQGNMRDANLLMDEMKEQLKSANSDFPKTDLIQFIKYLLPTLERDAYPLFRTLRQKYKTSTDRDPVFQELLDEIAAKFYNIQRQNPLEGLFSEMFKI
- the LOC136457702 gene encoding annexin-like protein RJ4; protein product: MATITVPRVVPSPAEDAAALLKAFQGWGTDEQAVISILAHRDATQRKQIALEYEHKYSESLIQRLQSELSGDFERAVYHWMFDPAERQAVMANAATECIQEEYPVIVEVACTNSSAELVAVKKAYHALYRRSLEEDVAARATGNLRSLLLALVSTYRYDGDDNVDMELARSEAKIVHEAVRNGAAAGGHEELIRVVGTRSKAQLRATFGCFKDEHRGSVTKALPRGDDPTGYPRALRKAVRCVADPSKYFAKVLRNATRESAGTDEDSLTRVVVMHAEKDDMGAICAAFQKRASCTLEQAIAKETSGDYRSFLLALLGS